The DNA region ACTTTACAATACTGGTAATCTGTCTGATTTTGTGGAtattaaaacatgatttgtgaatgaatttgaaatttcagAAAACAATAAAGCAACACATGAAGTTTGTAATATATACTCGTAAATACACTTTGTTGTAGAGAGCAGAAGCAAGGGAGAAAATCAAGGTTACAAGAAGTTTGAGGAAATTCTTATTGTTTCCTTAaagtaaagaatttttttaattcgaaAAACTCAAAGTCTGGCAATTTactggcatttttttttaaatcattaaaatttaagaatagagtgtttgaaaaaaaaaataacatcaatttattatgcaaaatcttatttgaattttatattccTCTTGTAATATCATGTCAATTTAAATATGACACACTAATCAAGTTTCTTTATAACAAGTTAATTATGAGGaacattgcattttttttcagtgatttGAATTTAGATGAAGAATCGTCtcaagagagaaaaagagataTAAAGAAAGCTGTTGCACCGTCAAAGAAACGAGAGGCTGCTAAAAACAGGCCTGGGGTCATCAAATCTAAGCGTTTGTCCGAACCCCAGCCAGAGCCTGTTATGTATTCTGATGGCACACACCCCTCTTATTCACCAATGTCTTTGCCACCGGGCTCTCCACAGATACACAGCATTCCTCAGACGGTTTTGGATTTCAGCGGGGGTGAGTCACAAGATAGCATGGCAGGCCAGCCTCACACTACCACCCTGTATCAAAGGGTTCCGTACATGCAGAACTCACAGCAAGTCATCATGGACCCATCTACTTACAGCAATGCCCAGTCATTCAGTATTAACGAAAGCCTCTCAAGTACGCACCCAACACTGTCAGGAATGTTGGTTACACAGAATGCTAATAATTTCCcaacaattgatgaaaatgctCTCGGCCAGACTTACCTGCCTCCAGACGTTAACCATGGGTACCCTGAAATGCAAGTGTATCCTCAGCAACAGACGAGTCATTCTGCTGCCATGTACAGCAACCAGCAGCAAGTGAGCCCAGCACCTTCCATGTATTCCATGCAACAACCTAGTCCAGCAAACTCAGTTCATTCCTTACAGAGCCCAGACCACACCACACAGTTTGTTACCATGGCTTCGAATGTTTATGGTAATGGCTACAGCCTTCATGATAAACTCTTCTAAACAGCAATTATCGTTCTGTTAGTTCACAAGTAGTAGTCTGTAGTCACTCCTGCACATTTTAAAGGACTCCCCCACCAGGTAGTTAAATTCTCAGACCTTAAATCTTTGTTTGAATATAGCCCCAGCTACGACAATATCAGAAGGATCATCTGGACAGGAGCCTAAGAAATCACAAGCTTCATTCGAAGAAAAGATGatgctttttcaaaaattaaagagCAAAATTGGAGGTGGCAGCTCAGAGTCCTCTGTGATGTCACCTCCGTATTCTCAAGCATTTTCCCCCCAAGCTGCGGCCACACTGCAGTCCCCTCCACACTCGACTTTTCCTCTTGCAGCATCTCCGGCTGGGAGTATACAGACTAACAGTGTTCAGTCTCCATACTCCCAGTCTGTGTACTCGGAGGCCTCCTCTCCAGCTGGGAGTGTTGCATCACCAGCCGTCAACGAACCCATGATTGACAGCGTAGAAGCCATCTTGAATGATCCAACCAACAGGAATGAGCTCATTGAAAACtatgaaattgttttcaatgtgctcaattcttCTCTGGAGGCATAATTCCTGTCAAAGGTTTGTAATGTTTTGAAAGTTATACTAATTATTCTACAATGATGCTTCTTGTTTTACCCGCATGAAGGCTGAGAAATCTTTTGATCGGGGGGTGATGGAACTTTTGCGGAGAATCTGCACTTTCACATTGATGGTATAAACTGGTGTCGAGTAGCATGATGATTTCATCTGATGCTCCATTGTGCTTCTGTAAGTTAAGAGTCAAGCACCATGTTATGTCCAGGATgttacaatgttttttttaacctgGTAGGTTTTCGTTGTATGCGATTAATTTAGTTTCAGATAATTAATACATTATTGGTTTATAGCTTGCAAAAAAGATGCATGCCCCATTGGTAAGAATTGTgtgatggtacatgtatttccaaaaGTACTAATAAACATGTTCAAAAAACTTGTGTTTGTGTATGCACAACTATTTACTAACTTTACTGCTTCAACATAATGTGgtgaattatattttacagcACAGCATGTCCTTTAAGTTGATGCATGCAGAAGTATTCTGACAGGTAAAAAAATGAACAGGACTGCTTTTACAATGTATTAAGGGTGTTTGTCGATGTATGTGTACTAATCCATAAGGTTGTTTATggtggattttaaaaaaaagaattttcatCCATATTGTTCTGTCTTCTAcgactttcaagtttttattagtttactagcataaaaatgatataattcaTATTGTGACATGTCCTTTTTATTCTtgtattttacagataaaacagTTCAAATACACCAGATGAATGCATGGCTccctttgcaagattttttaTTAGTCTTTTGTTTTACCTGCttaaatttctaattaaaattttatagattgcaagtttatttttagttttgaataacttgtgaaattattttttcatatattttttcacattttttaaaggtgGTCCGTAAAAAAGTTAGGCATATTATTGAGCTTACTGAGGCATGAAAATGGTTTAAAGAAGTCTTATGGAACGTATGTTTGATAGACATTACCAATTATAGGTATTATTTACAGTATAAAAACtacaagcaaaaaaataaaggtaGATATTTATTAATACGTGTAATTGCGTACAATTCTTTAGGTCAAAAATGGTTTTGCTTTTTTGTGGGAAAAAAGTTTCTTATTACCGGTACTTAACTTTATACAAAACTTCGTTTACATGTATTcctattttttgttattcattcatgaaacatattttaaaaaagcttaaagtatttattttggGAAGAAAATGTTATACACCAATATTGCACAAGAATAAACAGTACATGCAAATTAGAATATAAAGGCATTTTGTACTGTACatgaattatcattttaatgagCTTTTGCAATACACAACATTATctaattttaagtttaaatataaCAGAGTAACAGTTCAATTTTCATGtctcataaataaaaaaaaaatatgacccTCCACTGCCTGACATTTTTACGGACGtccattttcatcaattttattaccaatttgcatgagttttattttttctttctttatttgctTGTCTGTTACTGgtaccatgtttttttttcttttatcactTTGGTTTGAGGCAAGTACAAGCAACTAAACAGTGTTAAACACAGAATGCCGTATGTTTTAATCGAATCTGCATGTTGTAGAATTCGATCCAAGAAAAATTGCAAATTCTATAtaaagactgaaaaaaaaatcataatttgcaaggttgaaaaatcaaatgtagTTGTATCATGGTTGTTGTGTTACACTGATTTTGTAAACATGAATTCAGCGGAGAGGCTGGATTTGCTTCAACTACAAAACTAAATACTCAGTATTCATGTTTATCTGGCACACTTAAGGAATTACTTAAAATGTGCATTAGTTTGTATATAGCCCTACTTTAAATTAACAGAGCATGTATATAAagtttttgtacaaaattttgtatgtatatttttatgttaagtCTATGCTATGTGACAAGTGTTTATAGTAATCTTAAGGCTTGCTTTTTATTCGGTTTGACTTTTTCTAGAAAGTTAGACAATGTGATCTTATTTTTGGTGCAACtgtgtaataatttttatcaacatttttgggtatcaatttttgtggatttaacaaaaaaaatcacagtttgaaggatactttttaaattaattcatggACGATGATCCTATCACTACAATAATTCATGGATTAACTTAACAATAAAATCCACAAAAACTGTCACACAGTAATGAATTTTGATGAAACCACGAAACATGTAATTGCAATTTATTGACGTCCTAACTAATGCGAAAAGGTTAAGCTGTGTATGAAATACTGATTATGATTATTTTGCTGATCGATTGCTGATATGCCAGGCTGTTTGTAGTCATTGTTGTATCTCACTATGCAATAAGATGTATCTGATTTCAATTTGaccatgttttattatgtaaataaaagtcATTTAATTGGGCAGCAGGTATTGCCTATGTAAGCATTCTCCATAAGGCACAAAGTATGGTGTGTCTCTCTTGAATTGAGTTTTGCTGAATTTGCATATAGTAAGTTATAATAGCTTAGAGCTTCATTTGAACTTAATTGCGGGTACATGTGGTTATTTTGAATAAGCCTATGTTTAGCTTCCACATGCCAAACAACAGTTTTGacttatttctgatttttttttgtgcaCAAAACTCAATGTGTGAACTTCAAATTccacatttacaataaaacgtTATTGGGCTTAGAGATATTGTGTCATATTGTGTACTTGCTGAGTTTGATTTTCTGATTTTCTATGTGAAGGGTATGCTTAAGGAATTTTTGTCatgttttcataatatataaactGCTTTTATTATTGTGCCATATTTTGTTCGAAGTGCTACAGCAAAACtttattgttcatcaattttacTTTGCATACATTTCAACCATCCTCTATTCATGCGCAGATCCAGAAATTTTTCTCAGAGAGGTCCAAGGCCTTTTTCggtaattttaatatatgtgaATATAAGAAGtttaaagccccccccccccttcccttcTTGATCCGCACATGCTAATATGGTTGGAAATGATATCCCTGCATGATGAATAGGGAGAATGCTTAAAAAATAACATGGGCAAAATCCATTGCTACCGCCCTTTTCTCTCTCgggtttatttttgtttgtttatgtttatccAAAAGCTATAATATACAAATCGTCTCTGCTTGCCACATGCTTGAAGAAAAGTAAATCAAAATAAGCGAACTTTTATTCAATATCTTCTGACTGTATTTTGGCAAGcaatgtattaaatttataaCTAGTTCAAACAGGAGGGCATTTTATGTTGAATTTTATTACCATAATTACATTGTTTAAGTGTTCGTATCTttttctgttcttttttttttttcctctcacatatttgtttcttTGAATTTTGTTAAATAGGTTCAGACCTATTGAAGAATAAACTGATTTGACAATAAATGCGAAAACTGTGATTTATTGTTCTTTATTTCTACCACGATAATAAAATCATTGTAAGAAAAGATATCGGTTCATAACAAAGCAGGCAAGAAGAAAAGTCAGCCATTGGAGTTACATGTACTTGCACATCGATCGAGTTGACAATTTAATTTAGAGCTGTGTTTGAAAATTCTCCATGATGTCAAAATGCGGATGCCATAGTACCATTAAATGAGAACGGTCATGAATTGTTCAGCCTTTTTTAGCGGCTCAATACTGAGACACGACAGcttcttaaaattatttaaaaggaaAATCAATGGATGAAAATTATTGTAGCAacacaaagaaaattttgtagaaaaaatgCTATATGGCTTTCTTTACAtgaggtataaaaaaaattctggagtAATTGTTCGAATGtctgcattgtttacatatagcatcgtgggttttttttcttcaaatcagTGGTGGGTGACCAAGAAAACCAAATAGAAGATTTATATTCTGCTAACAAGGGTATTGGGTCGTTAATTCGgtgataaaatcaactttcagtgcatattgtttattttcaatattaaatttaAGCGATGTCTTACAGAATATTTTCCGACTGGGGTTGAAACATTTCCACAATATTATAAGAACtttcaaaaatgcatttttgtgGCCATATGACCTGTTTGCACCATTTGCTTCAGTGGTAAAACTTGTTGCCTGTCCACATGCAGGCACctagctgatatttttttaaataacaaaatatatccCTCCTTTATGACCActtatattattacattgtACTTTTTACTCCTTAAAAACAGCCGATATGTTTGTGACATAGTTTTTAACAACATAACGTACTGAGTATTTATTTTATGGAGAATTTGCCATTTACCTTGCAAATCACTAATGGTGCATGTACAAATGTCAAACTTACATCGAATGGTTTATGaatcaaaaatttacaaaaactctaTAAGTCTTACAAATGACGATTAACAGGTACGAATGATTATATGCAATGTTCGAAGACTCAATAACCGagttatatatattctttatttgcacaagacatacatcttatggcataggttattacatataaatatagcaatattgaaataatggtaTGGTACATGAACATGTGAAGTTCATtgataatgtatataaaataaaattttactaacAGGCGAAGAAACCAgagaaatttttcttaattatcatgAATATTGAAAGCTAGATGGAGATACTTCCCCAAATtacacagttctttaaaattttgaacacttaataattgtataaatttgtatacagaaggttttttccaataatatttcttaatatattttactcgGATTTCTCTATACTGCtgacatttcaaaacaaaatggaattcatcttcaatatctgaacaaaatttacataagcGTCTTTCTTTCGGTACATTAGTGTGTCGTCCACTTTCAATAGCAAGTCTATGAGATGACAATCTAATTCTTgtaatttgtttcttatatttagaaggtattgattttgttaaataatattgtaatgaaaactGGTCAATAATatgcttgtaaaaataacatcgAGATGAGGAATTAATCTGTTCTACAAGTTGTTGAGTAAAGTGATCAATGATTCTTTGcttaattaaaggaaaatagGTTTCACAATGTATATACTCCTGTTCATACCATATATGTCCTAGACCtatttcaaaaagtttattCTTAATTACAGTAACCCAATTTTCAGCAGGTGCCAAAGACGATTCACACTCATTATACAGCATTTTATAACAGGACTGCAAAATACAATTCTGACTTTGTAACAATttgaaccaaaatttgaatattctaaACAATCGTATAGTTTTCATAGGTAGCCTCCCAGTTTCAAAATATACAAGTGCAGTGTTTGTATTCTTCTTCACACTtaacacaaatttaatatattctaAATGCACTTTTTCTATATCATTTGCAGCATGCATGCCCCATATCTCACAGCCATAATTTAATATACTAGCAATATAAGTATCAAAAATTGACAGCATTGTTTCTGTATTCAGATACAATTGACTTGtttttgactttaaagaaaacatGGCTTTTCTCCCTTGGCTTGCCAACTGTTTATGATTAGAATGATTAGAATTTCTCTATTCATATTTAACTAATAACGCATTAAGAAACCTTAAATGattacataaatacatgtagaatattGAACTCTTTggatttttctgttttgataATGTGTTCATGAGCATGGGAAATGAAGTAAATTATACTATAATAGGTTGTTTTAGTGACAAACAATGTCGCATATTAGCCAACAGTTAACGTGACGTCACAATCAAAAATCACGTGATATAACGTCACAATCAAATCAACACAATCTGCATCACAACAGCATACAAAGAAGAGTTGACAGGTAATGAAATGTAACATGTTTTAGGTAGTTTGCACTGTTAAAATTTGCATGTTTGTACATAAACCTCATATCTAGAAGATATATCTCGTTACAGTTCACAGTGAAATGGAGTCAAAATCAGATATTGGAAACGGTCCAGTTATCAATATGGTATGTACGAATACGTTTTCGAAATACTTTCATCATTGATAATTCATTAAGTTGCAACAGAATCGAACAATCCATTTTGTCTTGTACTTAATTAGGAAAGGGTTCCAATCACAGAGGGGCAGGAGATTCAACGTTCAGATGAAAAGAGAGCGAATGGAATCAGAAATGAAAGAATCAAACTTCGAGTTAAGAATATACCCGTGTTGGAGGAAAGAAGACtccttgcgctagaaaggcacATCAAGCGTAAACGGAGGAGACGGCCGTACGTCAGAAAGATGAAGAGTTCGGACAAGACGGAGCACCAGCTTGGCAAAACCATGGTGGctacaaatgaaaaaaaccctgaagACCCTGGGGCGTTTGATTTTAAGGATGAAGGTTTACAAGTATTTgaaggaaaagaaaaagaagttcGCAGTGAGGATGAAGTCGAGGGTACTGAAATGGTAGTTTTTGATAAATATGAGAAGCAAACTAATCTACAAGCGACTAATGACTTGATCGAGAATTTTGAAGTTCAATCAACAAAGATGAATGTCGCAAAAGATCAGCAACAGGATGAACAATTTGATAAGTTGGTTGAATACGTGCTCGACATAGTAAAATCAGAAATAGCGGATAAAGTTGAAGATGAATTAACGAGTCAGAGCGACTTTAAACACTCGCAGGTTAAAGAGGAAAGTCAAATAAAAGATGATGAAGGGGCTGGTGTGAAGGTGAAGCAAGAAAAAGAAGAGGTTAATACTTCATCACCTGAATGCGCTAGGCACGTAAATGATGAAGACTTGAAGAAAGGGAAAGAAAACTTTCAAGATGAAGAACTCAAACATTTGGAGATAGCAAAGGATAACGACAACAAAATTGTTGATATCGGGTAAAATATCTACTTTTCTCTATTACTTTTTACATTGTACCTGAAATTAATCAACTATGTTTtgctatattttttaaatctcttttttaaagaagtaattaaaatgtttatgtaaatTTCAGTTAAGCAATTCAATTATAACGGGTACAGACAACACTTACAACATTTGATGTTCTACTAAATCTTATATCAAATTTCTTTATTCTCAGAGATGAAAATGCTGAACAAAGCTGCAACACATCAAGAACCAGATCAAAGGAGCCCACGCAAAAAGATCCCGATGGTGAAGATGATGGAAAGACTGGTTTCAATACAAGAAACAAGGTATTGTCATTTTATCAAGAAATATATGAAAAACTTATCAAATTGTGATGAGCAATTTATTCAAAGTTTTGTTTACCCTGAGAGAGGACGAGGCAtcgatgttaattttttttctaaagtctTTCAAATAAATGGTCTTAGTTGCTAAACTGATACacattgttgaaaaaatgtttGGTCCATTTTTTCATAGGATGACTCCATTCACTGAAATACGACCTATAACTTGTCATATAGTATTGAtaccggtaaaaaaaaaaatatttctctatTTTTGGATTTTCAGGTTGCCATCGATgacaaaaaagaagaagaagaagatgttgttgatgatgatgatgatgatgatgatgaaggcTTCATGCCGAGAAAACTATTCTTCTTTAGTTTTTCTGAATTTAAGGTAATTCTTTACGTCTATGTATAATATTTGTAAAGATTTATTTCACGACAATCatacaataataaaatttacGAACTTTTATTAAGTTCACACAACTATTGTTCACACTAATAAATTGATTTTGACAACTTTATCAATCAGTCTTTTAcaaatgcaaatacattgaaCTCGTACATGGACACTATAAAATGTGATTTTCCTCTTTTTAATTTCGTTTCGTTTAGAAAGAAGAAACCTCCGCCTGATGCAAGATTAACACTTATCAGCAAAAACAACATTTCACTTCGACATCTggttaatttgttaaatattacttaagtttaagaaataaattatgttcTGTAGTTGTTGGTTATGCAcgagttattttttaaagttctttaGATTGCGacatgaaaacaataatttgcatttttcagtgtctttgcctgtgattaCACTACGCATCggttttgtactatataacccataacttcaaatgaagccaaattgaggcgccagcggggtttgcttatttatttttaaatatttaatcgtacgatggtttaaaattatataaatataagtaataaagaatcattctttgaatataatgaggtgttaatttcggtcgggacgtgatcaaatctatcataaagcccttcgggctttactGGATTTGAtaacgccccgaccaaaattatcacctcataatactcaaagaatgattccttatttacAACTTTTCTTGGTGGTTTATGTtggtatatttacattcttcAGCGTCTTTGTCTATATGATATTAAACTTTACAActcgattttgtaatgtattttcCAATACAATTTCTTAATGACTATTTTAATTATTAGCCATACAATTGTTTCAGactatagttaatt from Crassostrea angulata isolate pt1a10 chromosome 7, ASM2561291v2, whole genome shotgun sequence includes:
- the LOC128155152 gene encoding uncharacterized protein LOC128155152, with the translated sequence MESKSDIGNGPVINMERVPITEGQEIQRSDEKRANGIRNERIKLRVKNIPVLEERRLLALERHIKRKRRRRPYVRKMKSSDKTEHQLGKTMVATNEKNPEDPGAFDFKDEGLQVFEGKEKEVRSEDEVEGTEMVVFDKYEKQTNLQATNDLIENFEVQSTKMNVAKDQQQDEQFDKLVEYVLDIVKSEIADKVEDELTSQSDFKHSQVKEESQIKDDEGAGVKVKQEKEEVNTSSPECARHVNDEDLKKGKENFQDEELKHLEIAKDNDNKIVDIGDENAEQSCNTSRTRSKEPTQKDPDGEDDGKTGFNTRNKVAIDDKKEEEEDVVDDDDDDDDEGFMPRKLFFFSFSEFKKEETSA